Sequence from the Gloeocapsopsis dulcis genome:
AGCATAGTCCGAGAGCATTACCGGAAACGCTACAACCTGACTCGCCATTAATTCAACATTGGGGTCAGTTGACTAAGCCAGAAAGAGGGCAAATAGAGACAACCTTGGGAGAATTGTTGTATTTGGCAGAACCAGTCACAATTACGTATCAAGCTGAACCCCTGAGAAGCACGGAGGATGTTCAGGGAGTGTTTGTTGTCGCTCATATGACAATAGGAGAGCGCGAAGAGGTGGATGAAGCGATCTCAGTTGTTGTCGAGGTAACAATTGTTGTTTTAACAGCAGCCTCGATCCTGGCTTGGGTAATTGCGGGAAGAGTTTTAGCTCCTTTACGCTTATTGACAAGAACGGCTCTTTCTATTAGCAACGATTCTGATTTAACGCAGCGTATCCCAGTGCAAGGAAGCGATGAAATAACAGAACTAACGATAACTTTTAATGAAATGATGGAGCGGTTAGAGAATGCTTTTGCAAGTCAACGCGATTTTATCAATGATGCAAGCCACGAGTTGCGCACGCCAATCACAATTATTCGCGGTCATTTAGAACTTCTCAGTGATGACCTCCAAGAACGGCGAGAAACAATGGAAGTGATCGCTGATGAGCTTGATCGGATGAATCGCTTTGTCGATGATTTGTTGCTTCTGGCTAAGGCTGAGCAACCCAAGTTTTTATGTCTGGAAATGGTAGATGTCGGCTTATTAACAGAGGAAGTATACACCAAAGCAAAAACACTTGCTGCACGTAACTGGCGATTGGATAGTAAAGGTTGTGGCTCAATAGTTGCTGACCGGCAACGGCTCACGCAAGCCATCATAAATTTGGCCCAGAATGCGACACAACATACATACACCGAAGATGTTATTGCGCTAGGTTCAATTGTGAGAAATGGGAAAGCCCGCTTTTGGGTCAGTGATACAGGTCCAGGAATTGCCTATAGCGAGCAAAAGCGAGTCTTTAAACGCTTTGCTCGTGGAGTTAATGGTCGTCGTTCAGAAGGTGCCGGATTAGGATTAGCAATTGTCCAAGCGATCGCAGCTGCTCATAACGGTCAAGTAGAACTTTCTAGCCAACCTGGTGTTGGATCAACTTTTACATTAGTTATCCCTGTCGATCCTCCTACACCTAAATCAAATTAGAACGTTGAGTATTTGCATACCGCTTATGAGCTATATTCTCATTGCCGAAGATGAACCGCGAATTGCTTCTTTTCTAGAGAAAGGGCTTAAAGCAGCTGGTTTTACCACTGCAGTGGCAAAAGATGGCAATGAAACTGTTCTCATGGTACAGGGCGATCGCTTCGACCTGCTGTTGTTGGATATTGGTCTTCCTGGTAAAGATGGTTGGCGAGTTTTGGAGGAACTACGCGGTTTAGGTGAGCAGTTACCAATTATTATTCTCAGCGCTCGCGATGATATAAACGATAAAGTTGCTGGACTCGAAGGTGGTGCAGATGATTATGTCACCAAACCTTTTCGCTTTGAAGAGTTGCTGGCACGGGTGCGATTGCGGCTGCGGGATAAGCACGTCCCAAAAGCTAATCAGGAGATAGTGTTGAGGGTAGGCAACATTACTCTTGACTTGCGTACGCGCAAAGCTACAGTAGGCGATCGCCTAATAGAGTTACCAGCTAGAGAATTTACCCTAGCAGAGACTTTTCTGCGTCATCCTGGACAAATTTTGAGTCGCGAACAATTACTTAACCGTGTTTGGGGTTACGATTACGATCCTGGCTCAAATATTGTTGATGTCTACGTAGGCTACTTGCGTAAGAAGTTGGGTAATGAGTTTATTGAAACAGTTCGAGGCATGGGTTATCGATTGCGTGGATGACAAGTAGGATTGAGATCGCAGTTATTAGTAATTTCACATCTTGCACTTAGTGGTTGAAACCACAGCTAATCAGACAAAACCTGCCTACGCAGGTAAAAAAAACTCGATTTTTCGTTAGTCCACGCAGGCGGACTTGGTTTGTATAGCCGCGAATTCCCTTCGCAAGGCTTGGTGCTGTGGTTCAGCAGAACAAAACTGTATTGTCTTGTCAAGAATAATATTTGATGCTTTGTATGGCGATCGGCACTGACAACTCTCGATAGGAAAAGTTCAATGGACTCGCAGTCTAGTGCAGAATTGGGTTCTACCCGTATCATTTTGGTACGTCATGGTCAGACTACCTTCAACGCTGAAGGAAGATATCAAGGACGTAGTGATGAGTCGATGTTAACTGCAAAAGGTTATCGCTCAGCTTATCAAACTGGAGTTGCTCTGCAAAGAATACCAATAGACGCCATTTACACAAGTCCATTGCAATGCGCAATTGAAACAACGCAGGAAATTATTAAAGGAATTGACCCACAGAATAAATCTTTACTTAAATTCAATATAGATCGTAATTTAACAGAAATTGACTTACCTACATGGCAAGGAAAATCCTTTGAGGATGTACGCCACAACTTTGCTGCAGAATATAAATGTTGGCAACAACGTCCGCATCAATTTCAAATTAATAGCCCAGACGCGGATGCAGGCTACCATCTTCGTGTTGCAACTGCATTGAAGCAGTGCTTTCCAGTTTTGAACCTTTATGAACAGGCACAGCAGTTTTGGCAAACAATTTTGCCCCGCCATCGTGGTAAAACGATATTAGTTGTTAGTCATGGTGGTACAAACCGCGCACTCATTGGTAGTGCTCTCAATTTGTCACCAGCACAGTATCATACGATTCAGCAGTCAAACTGTGGTATTAGTATTCTGAATTTTCCGGCAAGTAGCCTATCAGCAAAGTTAAGTGGATTAAATTTAACATCACACTTAGGAGAAATTCTCCCTAAACTCAAAGCTGGAAAACAGGGCTTGCGTTTATTGCTACTTCCTCTGGATGCGATCGCCTCAAACCAGATACAGCACTTAGCCTTTCTCAAACCAGTATCGATAGACTTCAGCCTCACCAGTGAATTGTGTATCTCTCAAGAAATTACTGCCAATCTTTTACAAAACCATCCAACCACAGTCCAACTGCAAGTATCGCGACACAATTTTCCTCTAGTGTGGCAACAAACTATTGATTCGCGCCCTTCTTCTATATCAACTAATACATTAGTTACCGGACTCGTCGTTGCTAGCAGTGCCATTATTAAGTGTATTTTAGGTCAGATATTAAGATTAAATGCTCATAATTTATGGCGCTTACAATTGAATTCTGGTGACTTAAGCATTGTTCACTATCCCTTAGGAGACAACTTCCCAGTCAGTCAAACTATAAACTTATCTGATACTCAAATAAAGATTCTATAGCAGATGGAGAAAAAAATATGAAAGTGTTAGTTACAGGAGTTGCCGGATTTGTTGGATTTCATTTAGCACAGCGTTTGTTAAATGATGGTTTTCAAGTCTACGGTATTGATAATTTAAATAATTACTATGATATCAACTTAAAGAAAGATAGATTATCACAAATCCACTCTCATCCTAACTTTTCATTTCAGTTGCTTGACCTGATTGATCGTGAAGGTATTTTTGAATTATTTCAAAATATCCAGTTTGATTATGTGGTAAATTTAGCAGCTCAAGCTGGAGTGCGTTATTCGCTTGAAAATCCTTTTGCTTATGTCGATAGTAATTTGTCTGGATTTGTTAATTTACTAGAAGGTTGTCGCCGTAGTAACATCAAACATTTGGTGTTTGCTTCCTCTAGTTCAGTTTACGGTGCCAATAAAAAAGTTCCTTTTTCTGTTACAGACAACGTAGATCACCCCATTTCTTTGTATGCAGCTAGTAAGAAAGCTAATGAACTTGTAGCACACGTCTATAGTCATCTCTACAATTTACCGACAACTGGACTGCGCTTTTTCACAGTTTATGGTCCTTGGGGTAGACCTGACATGGCTTATTTCAAATTTGTACAGGCGATCGCTACAGGAAAACCAATAGATGTATACAATTTTGGCAAAATGCAGCGTGATTTTACGTATATTGATGATGTCATCGAGGGTGTGGTGAGAATTATGCACAAACCTCCGCAACTTGTAAAGAGTGTAGTTAATAACGAGCAACCAGAATCAACTGCACCCTATAAAATTTATAATATTGGTAACAATAGCCCCGTAGAGTTGATGAAGTTTATTGAGGTTATTGAATCTGCTCTAGGGAGAGAAGCGCAGAAGAATTTCTTGCCAATGCAGCCTGGAGATGTGCCTGCAACTTATGCAGATGTAGAAGATTTAATTGCAGATGTTGGTTTTAAACCAAGTACATCAATTGAGGAAGGCATGCACAAATTTATTCAATGGTATATCAATTATTACGAACAACCATTAGCAGCTCATCAAGACATTGCCATTGCAAAGGCAACTTAAACTGTCATTTGAAAAATAGATATCCTGCATGAATGCGAGTGCGAATAAATTCGCAGCTAAACATACAAAGTCCACGGAGGTGGACTTACTAATAAAAATTTTATCAGAACTTACGCAAGCGTCATCCGAATCGAAGGATGTTTGAGCTACTCAGTTAGGTAACCTGATAGCATTTCATGCTTAATTTGATATATTAGACCTCTTGCGTGAATTATGAACAGCAGGCAAGCTCAAAGTTGATCAGCGCTGCAATCAGGTTGAAACGTAAGCCAAATCTCCGGCGGCGGTTACGATAGCGCTCTGCTAGAATGCGAAATATCTTCAACCGTCGATTAACGTGTTTAGCCACAACCCGCAATCGTGCTAACAAACGATTGTGTTGGCGCTCAAACTTGTCTAGCTTAGCTTTAGGGGATTTCTTGGTCGGGGTACAACTACTTGGATGCAACTTGGCAATGCCCTGATAGCCTTTGTCGCCTAGGCACAATTGGTCTGGCAGCAGGGGAATCCGATGCAGCTTGAACAAGCGAAAATTATGTACTTTCCCCTTGCCGAACTCAGTACAGATAATTTGACCATTCGCTTAGTTGACAACCACTTGCGCTGGAGAGCGTGTGTCGCTTTTTCTTACCACTGTAGTAAGTTCGTTGTTTTTTTGGGCACTCGATTGGACTTTCCGTCACATCAACCACTACGACCTTCCAGTTGTAAACATTTTGGTAAAGTTGCTTTTTTCCAGGCAACCGGAATTGCCCAGAGTGCATTAACAGCGTTTCTACCTTCTGGATTGAACGACATACAGCAGACTCGCTCACTCCCCAACTAGTGGCAATATGAAACTGAGTACGATATTCGCGCCAATATTCTAGCACCAACAGCAGTTGGTCTTCGACACTCAACTTGCACTGTCCTCCGCGCTTGCCTCGTCGGTCAAGATCAGAACGCAATACTTCTACCATCTGCTCGAACGTTTCACGCCGAACGCCACACTTACGTTTGAAGGCGCTGGCTTTGAGGTGTTTGAGTTGCTCGTAGGTCATGGCTAGTTCCTCCTACCTACTTTTACCCACCTCCTTCCTATATTCTCATGTCATCAACAATTGGTCTTAGAAAGCTCAACTTACTTGGTCTTCCAGGTGGCTTCTGTGACTCAACTTGTCTTATGACTGACATCATTGCCTCGACTGTCTCAAGTGGCACACCGCATAAGCGTTTGAACTCT
This genomic interval carries:
- a CDS encoding sensor histidine kinase; this encodes MQLKQVRKWHRFLLSARTRILAWYIVLMATSSMVSIFAIRQELFTRVQERVERSLSQEVQEFRQLVNSVNPKTNKPFASHEVIDLFDLFVMRNIPNDDEFLLTLLNGRLYKHSPRALPETLQPDSPLIQHWGQLTKPERGQIETTLGELLYLAEPVTITYQAEPLRSTEDVQGVFVVAHMTIGEREEVDEAISVVVEVTIVVLTAASILAWVIAGRVLAPLRLLTRTALSISNDSDLTQRIPVQGSDEITELTITFNEMMERLENAFASQRDFINDASHELRTPITIIRGHLELLSDDLQERRETMEVIADELDRMNRFVDDLLLLAKAEQPKFLCLEMVDVGLLTEEVYTKAKTLAARNWRLDSKGCGSIVADRQRLTQAIINLAQNATQHTYTEDVIALGSIVRNGKARFWVSDTGPGIAYSEQKRVFKRFARGVNGRRSEGAGLGLAIVQAIAAAHNGQVELSSQPGVGSTFTLVIPVDPPTPKSN
- a CDS encoding response regulator transcription factor — its product is MSYILIAEDEPRIASFLEKGLKAAGFTTAVAKDGNETVLMVQGDRFDLLLLDIGLPGKDGWRVLEELRGLGEQLPIIILSARDDINDKVAGLEGGADDYVTKPFRFEELLARVRLRLRDKHVPKANQEIVLRVGNITLDLRTRKATVGDRLIELPAREFTLAETFLRHPGQILSREQLLNRVWGYDYDPGSNIVDVYVGYLRKKLGNEFIETVRGMGYRLRG
- a CDS encoding histidine phosphatase family protein, whose translation is MDSQSSAELGSTRIILVRHGQTTFNAEGRYQGRSDESMLTAKGYRSAYQTGVALQRIPIDAIYTSPLQCAIETTQEIIKGIDPQNKSLLKFNIDRNLTEIDLPTWQGKSFEDVRHNFAAEYKCWQQRPHQFQINSPDADAGYHLRVATALKQCFPVLNLYEQAQQFWQTILPRHRGKTILVVSHGGTNRALIGSALNLSPAQYHTIQQSNCGISILNFPASSLSAKLSGLNLTSHLGEILPKLKAGKQGLRLLLLPLDAIASNQIQHLAFLKPVSIDFSLTSELCISQEITANLLQNHPTTVQLQVSRHNFPLVWQQTIDSRPSSISTNTLVTGLVVASSAIIKCILGQILRLNAHNLWRLQLNSGDLSIVHYPLGDNFPVSQTINLSDTQIKIL
- a CDS encoding NAD-dependent epimerase, which translates into the protein MKVLVTGVAGFVGFHLAQRLLNDGFQVYGIDNLNNYYDINLKKDRLSQIHSHPNFSFQLLDLIDREGIFELFQNIQFDYVVNLAAQAGVRYSLENPFAYVDSNLSGFVNLLEGCRRSNIKHLVFASSSSVYGANKKVPFSVTDNVDHPISLYAASKKANELVAHVYSHLYNLPTTGLRFFTVYGPWGRPDMAYFKFVQAIATGKPIDVYNFGKMQRDFTYIDDVIEGVVRIMHKPPQLVKSVVNNEQPESTAPYKIYNIGNNSPVELMKFIEVIESALGREAQKNFLPMQPGDVPATYADVEDLIADVGFKPSTSIEEGMHKFIQWYINYYEQPLAAHQDIAIAKAT